The Peromyscus maniculatus bairdii isolate BWxNUB_F1_BW_parent chromosome 3, HU_Pman_BW_mat_3.1, whole genome shotgun sequence genome segment AGCAGTCTACCTTGCTCTCACAGTGTTAGCCTGCTTCCGTTGCAGGGCCAAGGGTGCTCAATCTCTGTTAAACACTAAACTGTTGTCACAGTTTTGGCCTTGGGTATAAGCTGCTGTATCCATCACAAGCTTCATGAAGAAGCCCAGCCTGGAAGAGCTCTATCCACCatgctgccgccaccgccggaGCAGAGCGGTCGCCTCCTATTctgcagggcccagctgctggcAGGAAAGGGCTGAAAAGCAATCAAATGCAGTCGTCTGGTGTTCGCTTTCACATTAGCAGCCCTACGTGTCTCTTAGGTCTATCTCCacacttacattttcatttttagttcCAATTACACCCATATAGAAAATGAAGAGAGGTACTAACATCACTGACTGTGTCAAATCGCTGAACCTGGGAGCTGTCTTCCCCCCAGACTCTTGATTCAGGGGCAGGGACTCTCAAAGACAGTGGCTGACACCCCCTCAGGTCTTTCTGGAATGCCTAGGTGTTCATGTAGTCATTTCTGGTGTCCATCATAGGTGACTATGGCTGGTTCAGCTATTTACAAGGAAAATTAGCAAGAAGATTTCAAACCCTGCTCATCATATGTATACTAAAAGCTAACATACACCTAACACAACCAAACTGATTGAAAAACCTCAGCAAGCCTTTCTTTGGGAAGTATGACCATGAACTTGTGTGAATGTCACAATTCTGTGATCACAGAACAATATAAAACATCTCAGGCTACCAAACAATCCTCTCTCTAACATTTTACTGCATTTTCCTACAGGCTCCCACTGGAATggaattttaaatagaaagcaaCCTTATTGTCTGCTCAGAGTGAGAAAACTTAAACTGTCTTGTTAGTGAGTATGTGGCCCTCTTATCTAGAAACTTCTAATGATACCAATGTATAGCTTCAAGCACATAGTAATATTCCTTCAATATTACTCCTGAGCACCACATTTGATATATTGGTGACATGTATATACTCTTTATGAATACCTGCTGAATTTAACCTCAAGTTTTTGCTTACCAGGCACTACACTGGGTTAAACCATTGTCTTCATCTAaactcattcatttcttcctaaGGACATCTGAGAAGCTCTGCTCGACAGACCCACTCTGTTCTTATCTCTGTATAAACGTGTCAAAATGAGAGCAGGCTGAGGAGGGGCTAGCCGTCATAGGCTTCACCTTGGTATACAGTAGATAACGTTCtgctcatttttttctagtttctaagTGGGCATGCATATGTCTGAAATATGAAGCAAGTATTATTTAAACAtgttgagacagaaaaaaaaactttttagatGTAGATACAAAGGGGAACGAACCtggaaaaaatattcaacatatcCCCCAACCCAGACAAGCAAAAACATTTAAtgctttttctttcaaaataaaaatcccacATTCTGTTGTTAGAACAAATACTTAAGGTATAAAATATACCTAAGCACATCCCTTCCTGGGCCAGGATAGAAAAACCTAACATCTATGACTTTAAAATTAAAGTCAATGGCTTTGGGATCACCCAGCTCTGAAAAGCAGTGGGTTTCTTTACAACTAAAGTCGAGTCTTTGAAAAACCAGAGGAGGAAAGTCATCAGGGAAGGCTCCTGCCTGGGTTTCtgtagctctgtttttttttttttttttttggcccaggGGTCCTGTCCCTAGAAGCCTGGGTCGAGGGAGCTGAGCCGGGCTGGCAGGGAGGCAGCCTGCCTAGGCTGCAGATGAGCTGGGCACGGAGGAGTGAGAACGGGTGAGCAGCGAGCCTGGGAGCACATGTTACATCAGACACAGTACCTGATTTTTCACTGCACAGCATGTCAGCTAGATGGTGTGCCTCCTGGGCGATAAGTGCGAATATCTCATCCTCATACTTCTCAATGATGGCTTCGCACTGCAGAAACACAATAGCAACACGTGTGAGCGGAGGCACAGGGGCAGGGAGGGCCCCTGATTAGCACAGGTTTAGCGACATTTTAGTAGCGGAACACAGGAAAGCATGTAACCAAGGAAGTCCATTTTCCTTGGCACCTTTGGCTTGATACATCATTGCACAAGAGCAACCCTCCTTCAGAAAGGCTAATTGTATCATTTTCCTGAGACTTAACTAAATGATTGCTCTGATGGAAGACCtcggaggaggaagaggaggagaaggaagaaggaagaaggaaggaaaatggctGGCTATGTTTCTTTCTATTCCTGAAATCTGGAGTGCAGTAGACAAGAAGCAACGCGAGAAAGTTTTCCTTCAACATTTTAAACACCACATCTGGCAATGGTTAAGCCAGTTTCCTTACAATTTAACAGAATAACCCACTTTGTGGTTCGAATATTGGAAACAACTGAGTCCCCTCAGCCATCACAACAATGGCACCTGCCAGCTTGGCTGCAGAGCACTTGCAGTCACTTGGGAAGTTTCTCTGTCGACCCTTTAGGAATCCAGCTCAAATCCTGGGTCTGCTCtccaaagcaaatgaaaaataaaaataaatcaagctgACACTTCAGCAGGAGAAAGCACAAATTTGCCATGGGATCTGAAAGTGTTAAATTCTGCCTGGAGTGTGTTTCTCCATCAAGAACTACcaggctacctttttttttttttggaactgtGAGTTACTGATGGCCATTCACTGGAGACTTGTAAACCATCTCTGAGTTCATTAAACAAGACTCTAAGAAttttaaatggcatttaaaaatatttaaattccactataatgtgtttatttaaaacCTGTGAAAGACAAACACACTCACATCACCATCCAAGTTCCATGGGGCTTTTAGCCCTGAATTATTGCCctcactttttaattaaaatgaaatctccAAATGTCAGCTCCAGCCCCATGTTGGGGCTGCAGCTCGCCTGACATTTTGGCCACTGGGTGAActtaatgcatttttttaaacaggccTGCCCATCACTGTGTGATTCCACAGCATTAAGTAGGGGGAAATACGTTGCAATGTCTTTTGCCAGGCACACCCTAGTAAGCCAGAGGCCAACTTTTCGGTAAAATCAACTTTATACTGAAGGATATGTGGGATTGTGATCTTGACCCCAAGCATTGGTGTAgccaagcctgagctacaaaacTTGAACTCACCGGAGGAAAACACTCCTTGAGAAGCCtgtgggggttggagagaggatCTTGGGGCTACCATTCCAACATTTAGCTACAAATATTTGAAAACGACTCTTGGCCTCCGTTCAGATTTCAGCCTAGAAACCACAAACCCTGCACTTCCTTAGGTGGAAACCCAGTCCCTTAGAAACAAAACAGTCTGAAGTCACCCCACACCAGCAGAATGTCCTGATAAACAATGTGCACCAGGACAGGGCACCTCCATAAAACTCCCTTCAATCTCCAAACTAATCACTGAAGGATGCCATGATTCCGGAGATGTGTCAAAAGCCAAGTCACCAAGTGTTCAGTTAAGACTTAAGCAGCGGGCAGCACAGGACACTAGGGCATGTGAATGTGCCTGACTGTCCACTGCTCATCAACAGCTCAAGAGTAGTCccaagcagaaaaaaagagatCCCAACAGGCTCTTAGAAGGGAGGCTTACCGCGAATTTCAAAGGTTTGAAGGCATCAGAATAAAAGAAGaactttttatattctttgtatattttgtctCCCTTTCTCGGAGCGTATCTCCTGAAATACTTCTGCTTGGTCACTGGGTCGTCCTCCAGCTGGTAATCGTTCATTCGCATACACACTTTATCCAAAAGGTCGACGAGGAACGCCTCGGACTGGGCCAGGGGAACCTACGAGAAGAACAGAACCAGCCAGGACACTTGCCTACGCACACGCGAGTCCAGAGGATACGTGGAAGGCCGGCTTCTCAACGGAAGCAGCCGCACCGTTCTTTATGTAGTTTAGCGCGAGCTTAAATTCTAGCGAGAAAACAACATGCTTGACAGTGGACAGTAAGAAACTGAACAATCTAGAAACTGTACTTATAGATGTCATTTAAAAAAGTTGTTGAGTAGAGGCTGAAGCACAGAAAATGGGAGGAAAATGGGGGCGTCGAGAGCGCATCAGTTCTGTGCGGAAGCCACGCTTCTGCCCATCCCAAGTCGCGCTGCCCCCCTCGCCTTCCAGGCATCTCGCAGCGGCTGTGCCTGGTCTATGCCGTGGTGGTCGTAGATAGCGGGACCCGGGGCGCCCCTCACAGGCCTCGGTTTGCTCTGGGAACAGCTGGCGCGCGTCCCGGGCGCCCCTCTCCCTCCGGGACCTGCCGGGGCGCGCCGGGCTCCGTGCCACCACCTCCGCCCCGGGCGCGGGTCAAAGAGCACCCCGCGTCCTTGGAAACCAAGACAAAACCTCGCGCGGCGTCTAGACGGGTCAAGGTGCAGGAGGCCTGGTCCCCGCGGCTCCTTCCGGAAGGGGCGTGGAGCCGCCAAGGGCGCCCGGCCGGGCCCGCGGCTTTGCGCGCTTTCTCGCTCTCCACCCTCTGCTGATCAAAGAAGGAAGTTTGCATGACAACCGCGCTGAAAGGGGCTGCATGACAAATGAACTCGGTTTCTGCAGTGTTGATATATCCAGCCCCCTTTGTCCCCTTTCACACGCAGTGTGAACCCTTCCGGTGCCAAGGACTGCGCGACATTCACAGGCGCGCTCAGGGCGCACAAAGGGTCCCGGCGCTTCCCCGCCATCTGGCCGCAAAGCCGATTCGCAATTAACATGAAAGCGCGGGCGGCGTGGCCCGCGAACAACACCCCCAGGTCGCCGCTGCCCCCAGTGTCCACCAGGAACCGACCCTGGAAGTGCGCTTTACGCGGAGCGCAGGAACGGCGCGCTAGGAGCGCGCACGGTCACAACCCCGCACCTGCTGCGGCCCAGGTGAACCTCGGGCCGCCAGGAACTCTCAAGGTTCTGACTTCGCAAGAGCAATTAACTAAATACGTCTGCGAACTAAAATGAGCACACTCTGCAGCAGGTGTCAGGTTCTTTCCTCCAAATTCAccaaatttatatatacatatatatattatgttatatataaatgtatatacagtgaaaaaatgaaaattcttcaAGGGCACTTTCAATCACAACtggcattttatttatgcttttcaaACTTTGTAAGTTGCAAAAAGGGAAATCACAGGTTTCCTCACTCATCTGAAAACCGAGTAACTGATGGACACTTCGGTAAACTTGgcgtggcgggggggggggggggggacgctgGGGGACGGCGCTGGGAAAGGCTAGGGATCGCAAAGGCAAATTCTTACGTTAATGACTCAAAGCGGGCCTTTAACATGACGATGGCCGGTGCTTTCAGGGGTACCAGTGTGCTGAGCGGCTTTCCTTAACTGATACACATAAATGGCAGTTTCTGGTTGTCCACAAAGGATTTCAAGTCACAGCGAAGGGTGGGattgtttattaaaaaacaaaaacaaaaaaactaaaagcaaccAGGAAAttcactctctccttccctcccccatcagaaaagcaaacagactatgcgtgggggtggggcaggcccTGGGGTAGGAGGGCCCAGGGTGCGGAAGAGGGCCCTGGGAAACGCAGTCCTGTTACCAGGCCAAGACCCTCCTCACACACTAAGCGTTTCTAGTCGCTTCCCTAGaaactgttctgtttttcttcccctttcaaaTTGACCT includes the following:
- the Cnpy1 gene encoding protein canopy homolog 1; amino-acid sequence: MGLVLLPMALLVLPALLLWPTLATDNSEEPNVRCGACRALMDEVEYDINKARQKKTKVGSYRIRPDGTQERKKVPLAQSEAFLVDLLDKVCMRMNDYQLEDDPVTKQKYFRRYAPRKGDKIYKEYKKFFFYSDAFKPLKFACEAIIEKYEDEIFALIAQEAHHLADMLCSEKSDLCGTPVSHPEP